The Mucilaginibacter sp. PAMB04168 genome contains the following window.
AAGGTGCGTTCATTGGCCAGATGGTCACCGGGGTTGATCTTTTGCTTGCTTGTATCTGCGCCTGACATATTCATATGATCTAAGCAATTAAGTGGCTAAATTGTTGGCAACCATACGGGATTACCTACGCAAACAAAATAAACTTCTAAACCTTATTTATTTAACACTCCAATCAAGACCGATCAATTATGGGCCATAAACAAATCAATGCCACCAGCAATAATGGAAGACGTGCTTTTCTGAAAGGGACGGTTCCGGTCATGGCAACCGCATTCATTCCGGGTATCGCTTCAGCGAGTAACGAAGATAAAGGGCCCCAACCATCCTTCCCGGGCCTGATCATCAGAGAAAAGGAGCCGGTCAATTTTGAATTTCCTTTTCCGATGCTTTCCAGTATGATCACGCCCAATAACCAGTTCTTTATACGAACACATTTTCCCATTCCAAGATTGAAGGCAAAAGAATGGGAGGTCAGGATCGGGGGGCATGTCAATAAAGAGATTACACTAAGCTATGATGAGTTACGTGCTTTGCCCGCTAAAAAAGTGATGGCAACATTGGAGTGCGCCGGAAACGGGCGGGCCAACCTGGCTCCAAAGGTAAAAGGCTTATTGTGGGAACAGGGTGCCGTCGGAAATGCAGAATGGACCGGTGTACCACTTTCTGTAGTATTGGAAAAGGCCGGCATAAAGCCGGGCGCAGTAGAGATCATTTTAGAAGGCGCAGACAAGGGTGAAGTTTCGGAAGAACCTAAATCTCCTGGTGCTATCCACTTTGCCAGAAGCTTACCGCTTACCAAAGCGATGCAGGCGGAAGTGATCCTTGCCTATCAAATGAACGGAAAGGACCTTAGTTCCGAGCATGGGTACCCGGTGAGGGCGATCATCCCGGGCTGGTATGGTATGGCTTCCGTAAAGTGGCTTACCAAGATAACCGCGGTGAATAAGCCCTTTGATGGCTATTGGCAAACCCTGGAATACGCTTACTGGAAACGCACTGATGACCAGCCGACTCTGACCGCAGTCACCGAGGTACAGGTAAAAGCAGAGATCGCCAGACCAGCGCTAAGCGAAGTGATCCCTGCCGGTAAAACATACCGGGTGCATGGTGCGGCCTGGTGCGGAGAAAATGAAATAACCAAAGTCGAGGTCAGCTTCGATGAAGGTGTAACCTGGAAACCGGCAAAGTTGCTAGGCAAGCACGTTAAGTTCGC
Protein-coding sequences here:
- a CDS encoding sulfite oxidase; translated protein: MITPNNQFFIRTHFPIPRLKAKEWEVRIGGHVNKEITLSYDELRALPAKKVMATLECAGNGRANLAPKVKGLLWEQGAVGNAEWTGVPLSVVLEKAGIKPGAVEIILEGADKGEVSEEPKSPGAIHFARSLPLTKAMQAEVILAYQMNGKDLSSEHGYPVRAIIPGWYGMASVKWLTKITAVNKPFDGYWQTLEYAYWKRTDDQPTLTAVTEVQVKAEIARPALSEVIPAGKTYRVHGAAWCGENEITKVEVSFDEGVTWKPAKLLGKHVKFAWRLWEYNWQVPAGDSQYKLMSRATDSQGNTQPMEHDKDRRTYMVNKIVTVKIEAR